The following coding sequences are from one Clostridioides difficile ATCC 9689 = DSM 1296 window:
- the tcdA gene encoding glycosylating toxin TcdA, with translation MSLISKEELIKLAYSIRPRENEYKTILTNLDEYNKLTTNNNENKYLQLKKLNESIDVFMNKYKTSSRNRALSNLKKDILKEVILIKNSNTSPVEKNLHFVWIGGEVSDIALEYIKQWADINAEYNIKLWYDSEAFLVNTLKKAIVESSTTEALQLLEEEIQNPQFDNMKFYKKRMEFIYDRQKRFINYYKSQINKPTVPTIDDIIKSHLVSEYNRDETVLESYRTNSLRKINSNHGIDIRANSLFTEQELLNIYSQELLNRGNLAAASDIVRLLALKNFGGVYLDVDMLPGIHSDLFKTISRPSSIGLDRWEMIKLEAIMKYKKYINNYTSENFDKLDQQLKDNFKLIIESKSEKSEIFSKLENLNVSDLEIKIAFALGSVINQALISKQGSYLTNLVIEQVKNRYQFLNQHLNPAIESDNNFTDTTKIFHDSLFNSATAENSMFLTKIAPYLQVGFMPEARSTISLSGPGAYASAYYDFINLQENTIEKTLKASDLIEFKFPENNLSQLTEQEINSLWSFDQASAKYQFEKYVRDYTGGSLSEDNGVDFNKNTALDKNYLLNNKIPSNNVEEAGSKNYVHYIIQLQGDDISYEATCNLFSKNPKNSIIIQRNMNESAKSYFLSDDGESILELNKYRIPERLKNKEKVKVTFIGHGKDEFNTSEFARLSVDSLSNEISSFLDTIKLDISPKNVEVNLLGCNMFSYDFNVEETYPGKLLLSIMDKITSTLPDVNKNSITIGANQYEVRINSEGRKELLAHSGKWINKEEAIMSDLSSKEYIFFDSIDNKLKAKSKNIPGLASISEDIKTLLLDASVSPDTKFILNNLKLNIESSIGDYIYYEKLEPVKNIIHNSIDDLIDEFNLLENVSDELYELKKLNNLDEKYLISFEDISKNNSTYSVRFINKSNGESVYVETEKEIFSKYSEHITKEISTIKNSIITDVNGNLLDNIQLDHTSQVNTLNAAFFIQSLIDYSSNKDVLNDLSTSVKVQLYAQLFSTGLNTIYDSIQLVNLISNAVNDTINVLPTITEGIPIVSTILDGINLGAAIKELLDEHDPLLKKELEAKVGVLAINMSLSIAATVASIVGIGAEVTIFLLPIAGISAGIPSLVNNELILHDKATSVVNYFNHLSESKKYGPLKTEDDKILVPIDDLVISEIDFNNNSIKLGTCNILAMEGGSGHTVTGNIDHFFSSPSISSHIPSLSIYSAIGIETENLDFSKKIMMLPNAPSRVFWWETGAVPGLRSLENDGTRLLDSIRDLYPGKFYWRFYAFFDYAITTLKPVYEDTNIKIKLDKDTRNFIMPTITTNEIRNKLSYSFDGAGGTYSLLLSSYPISTNINLSKDDLWIFNIDNEVREISIENGTIKKGKLIKDVLSKIDINKNKLIIGNQTIDFSGDIDNKDRYIFLTCELDDKISLIIEINLVAKSYSLLLSGDKNYLISNLSNTIEKINTLGLDSKNIAYNYTDESNNKYFGAISKTSQKSIIHYKKDSKNILEFYNDSTLEFNSKDFIAEDINVFMKDDINTITGKYYVDNNTDKSIDFSISLVSKNQVKVNGLYLNESVYSSYLDFVKNSDGHHNTSNFMNLFLDNISFWKLFGFENINFVIDKYFTLVGKTNLGYVEFICDNNKNIDIYFGEWKTSSSKSTIFSGNGRNVVVEPIYNPDTGEDISTSLDFSYEPLYGIDRYINKVLIAPDLYTSLININTNYYSNEYYPEIIVLNPNTFHKKVNINLDSSSFEYKWSTEGSDFILVRYLEESNKKILQKIRIKGILSNTQSFNKMSIDFKDIKKLSLGYIMSNFKSFNSENELDRDHLGFKIIDNKTYYYDEDSKLVKGLININNSLFYFDPIEFNLVTGWQTINGKKYYFDINTGAALTSYKIINGKHFYFNNDGVMQLGVFKGPDGFEYFAPANTQNNNIEGQAIVYQSKFLTLNGKKYYFDNDSKAVTGWRIINNEKYYFNPNNAIAAVGLQVIDNNKYYFNPDTAIISKGWQTVNGSRYYFDTDTAIAFNGYKTIDGKHFYFDSDCVVKIGVFSTSNGFEYFAPANTYNNNIEGQAIVYQSKFLTLNGKKYYFDNNSKAVTGWQTIDSKKYYFNTNTAEAATGWQTIDGKKYYFNTNTAEAATGWQTIDGKKYYFNTNTAIASTGYTIINGKHFYFNTDGIMQIGVFKGPNGFEYFAPANTDANNIEGQAILYQNEFLTLNGKKYYFGSDSKAVTGWRIINNKKYYFNPNNAIAAIHLCTINNDKYYFSYDGILQNGYITIERNNFYFDANNESKMVTGVFKGPNGFEYFAPANTHNNNIEGQAIVYQNKFLTLNGKKYYFDNDSKAVTGWQTIDGKKYYFNLNTAEAATGWQTIDGKKYYFNLNTAEAATGWQTIDGKKYYFNTNTFIASTGYTSINGKHFYFNTDGIMQIGVFKGPNGFEYFAPANTHNNNIEGQAILYQNKFLTLNGKKYYFGSDSKAVTGLRTIDGKKYYFNTNTAVAVTGWQTINGKKYYFNTNTSIASTGYTIISGKHFYFNTDGIMQIGVFKGPDGFEYFAPANTDANNIEGQAIRYQNRFLYLHDNIYYFGNNSKAATGWVTIDGNRYYFEPNTAMGANGYKTIDNKNFYFRNGLPQIGVFKGSNGFEYFAPANTDANNIEGQAIRYQNRFLHLLGKIYYFGNNSKAVTGWQTINGKVYYFMPDTAMAAAGGLFEIDGVIYFFGVDGVKAPGIYG, from the coding sequence ATGTCTTTAATATCTAAAGAAGAGTTAATAAAACTCGCATATAGCATTAGACCAAGAGAAAATGAGTATAAAACTATACTAACTAATTTAGACGAATATAATAAGTTAACTACAAACAATAATGAAAATAAATATTTACAATTAAAAAAACTAAATGAATCAATTGATGTTTTTATGAATAAATATAAAACTTCAAGCAGAAATAGAGCACTCTCTAATCTAAAAAAAGATATATTAAAAGAAGTAATTCTTATTAAAAATTCCAATACAAGCCCTGTAGAAAAAAATTTACATTTTGTATGGATAGGTGGAGAAGTCAGTGATATTGCTCTTGAATACATAAAACAATGGGCTGATATTAATGCAGAATATAATATTAAACTGTGGTATGATAGTGAAGCATTCTTAGTAAATACACTAAAAAAGGCTATAGTTGAATCTTCTACCACTGAAGCATTACAGCTACTAGAGGAAGAGATTCAAAATCCTCAATTTGATAATATGAAATTTTACAAAAAAAGGATGGAATTTATATATGATAGACAAAAAAGGTTTATAAATTATTATAAATCTCAAATCAATAAACCTACAGTACCTACAATAGATGATATTATAAAGTCTCATCTAGTATCTGAATATAATAGAGATGAAACTGTATTAGAATCATATAGAACAAATTCTTTGAGAAAAATAAATAGTAATCATGGGATAGATATCAGGGCTAATAGTTTGTTTACAGAACAAGAGTTATTAAATATTTATAGTCAGGAGTTGTTAAATCGTGGAAATTTAGCTGCAGCATCTGACATAGTAAGATTATTAGCCCTAAAAAATTTTGGCGGAGTATATTTAGATGTTGATATGCTTCCAGGTATTCACTCTGATTTATTTAAAACAATATCTAGACCTAGCTCTATTGGACTAGACCGTTGGGAAATGATAAAATTAGAGGCTATTATGAAGTATAAAAAATATATAAATAATTATACATCAGAAAACTTTGATAAACTTGATCAACAATTAAAAGATAATTTTAAACTCATTATAGAAAGTAAAAGTGAAAAATCTGAGATATTTTCTAAATTAGAAAATTTAAATGTATCTGATCTTGAAATTAAAATAGCTTTCGCTTTAGGCAGTGTTATAAATCAAGCCTTGATATCAAAACAAGGTTCATATCTTACTAACCTAGTAATAGAACAAGTAAAAAATAGATATCAATTTTTAAACCAACACCTTAACCCAGCCATAGAGTCTGATAATAACTTCACAGATACTACTAAAATTTTTCATGATTCATTATTTAATTCAGCTACCGCAGAAAACTCTATGTTTTTAACAAAAATAGCACCATACTTACAAGTAGGTTTTATGCCAGAAGCTCGCTCCACAATAAGTTTAAGTGGTCCAGGAGCTTATGCGTCAGCTTACTATGATTTCATAAATTTACAAGAAAATACTATAGAAAAAACTTTAAAAGCATCAGATTTAATAGAATTTAAATTCCCAGAAAATAATCTATCTCAATTGACAGAACAAGAAATAAATAGTCTATGGAGCTTTGATCAAGCAAGTGCAAAATATCAATTTGAGAAATATGTAAGAGATTATACTGGTGGATCTCTTTCTGAAGACAATGGGGTAGACTTTAATAAAAATACTGCCCTCGACAAAAACTATTTATTAAATAATAAAATTCCATCAAACAATGTAGAAGAAGCTGGAAGTAAAAATTATGTTCATTATATCATACAGTTACAAGGAGATGATATAAGTTATGAAGCAACATGCAATTTATTTTCTAAAAATCCTAAAAATAGTATTATTATACAACGAAATATGAATGAAAGTGCAAAAAGCTACTTTTTAAGTGATGATGGAGAATCTATTTTAGAATTAAATAAATATAGGATACCTGAAAGATTAAAAAATAAGGAAAAAGTAAAAGTAACCTTTATTGGACATGGTAAAGATGAATTCAACACAAGCGAATTTGCTAGATTAAGTGTAGATTCACTTTCCAATGAGATAAGTTCATTTTTAGATACCATAAAATTAGATATATCACCTAAAAATGTAGAAGTAAACTTACTTGGATGTAATATGTTTAGTTATGATTTTAATGTTGAAGAAACTTATCCTGGGAAGTTGCTATTAAGTATTATGGACAAAATTACTTCCACTTTACCTGATGTAAATAAAAATTCTATTACTATAGGAGCAAATCAATATGAAGTAAGAATTAATAGTGAGGGAAGAAAAGAACTTCTGGCTCACTCAGGTAAATGGATAAATAAAGAAGAAGCTATTATGAGCGATTTATCTAGTAAAGAATACATTTTTTTTGATTCTATAGATAATAAGCTAAAAGCAAAGTCCAAGAATATTCCAGGATTAGCATCAATATCAGAAGATATAAAAACATTATTACTTGATGCAAGTGTTAGTCCTGATACAAAATTTATTTTAAATAATCTTAAGCTTAATATTGAATCTTCTATTGGTGATTACATTTATTATGAAAAATTAGAGCCTGTTAAAAATATAATTCACAATTCTATAGATGATTTAATAGATGAGTTCAATCTACTTGAAAATGTATCTGATGAATTATATGAATTAAAAAAATTAAATAATCTAGATGAGAAGTATTTAATATCTTTTGAAGATATCTCAAAAAATAATTCAACTTACTCTGTAAGATTTATTAACAAAAGTAATGGTGAGTCAGTTTATGTAGAAACAGAAAAAGAAATTTTTTCAAAATATAGCGAACATATTACAAAAGAAATAAGTACTATAAAGAATAGTATAATTACAGATGTTAATGGTAATTTATTGGATAATATACAGTTAGATCATACTTCTCAAGTTAATACATTAAACGCAGCATTCTTTATTCAATCATTAATAGATTATAGTAGCAATAAAGATGTACTGAATGATTTAAGTACCTCAGTTAAGGTTCAACTTTATGCTCAACTATTTAGTACAGGTTTAAATACTATATATGACTCTATCCAATTAGTAAATTTAATATCAAATGCAGTAAATGATACTATAAATGTACTACCTACAATAACAGAGGGGATACCTATTGTATCTACTATATTAGACGGAATAAACTTAGGTGCAGCAATTAAGGAATTACTAGACGAACATGACCCATTACTAAAAAAAGAATTAGAAGCTAAGGTGGGTGTTTTAGCAATAAATATGTCATTATCTATAGCTGCAACTGTAGCTTCAATTGTTGGAATAGGTGCTGAAGTTACTATTTTCTTATTACCTATAGCTGGTATATCTGCAGGAATACCTTCATTAGTTAATAATGAATTAATATTGCATGATAAGGCAACTTCAGTGGTAAACTATTTTAATCATTTGTCTGAATCTAAAAAATATGGCCCTCTTAAGACAGAAGATGATAAAATTTTAGTTCCTATTGATGATTTAGTAATATCAGAAATAGATTTTAATAATAATTCGATAAAACTAGGAACATGTAATATATTAGCAATGGAGGGGGGATCAGGACACACAGTGACTGGTAATATAGATCACTTTTTCTCATCTCCATCTATAAGTTCTCATATTCCTTCATTATCAATTTATTCTGCAATAGGTATAGAAACAGAAAATCTAGATTTTTCAAAAAAAATAATGATGTTACCTAATGCTCCTTCAAGAGTGTTTTGGTGGGAAACTGGAGCAGTTCCAGGTTTAAGATCATTGGAAAATGACGGAACTAGATTACTTGATTCAATAAGAGATTTATACCCAGGTAAATTTTACTGGAGATTCTATGCTTTTTTCGATTATGCAATAACTACATTAAAACCAGTTTATGAAGACACTAATATTAAAATTAAACTAGATAAAGATACTAGAAACTTCATAATGCCAACTATAACTACTAACGAAATTAGAAACAAATTATCTTATTCATTTGATGGAGCAGGAGGAACTTACTCTTTATTATTATCTTCATATCCAATATCAACGAATATAAATTTATCTAAAGATGATTTATGGATATTTAATATTGATAATGAAGTAAGAGAAATATCTATAGAAAATGGTACTATTAAAAAAGGAAAGTTAATAAAAGATGTTTTAAGTAAAATTGATATAAATAAAAATAAACTTATTATAGGCAATCAAACAATAGATTTTTCAGGCGATATAGATAATAAAGATAGATATATATTCTTGACTTGTGAGTTAGATGATAAAATTAGTTTAATAATAGAAATAAATCTTGTTGCAAAATCTTATAGTTTGTTATTGTCTGGGGATAAAAATTATTTGATATCCAATTTATCTAATACTATTGAGAAAATCAATACTTTAGGCCTAGATAGTAAAAATATAGCGTACAATTACACTGATGAATCTAATAATAAATATTTTGGAGCTATATCTAAAACAAGTCAAAAAAGCATAATACATTATAAAAAAGACAGTAAAAATATATTAGAATTTTATAATGACAGTACATTAGAATTTAACAGTAAAGATTTTATTGCTGAAGATATAAATGTATTTATGAAAGATGATATTAATACTATAACAGGAAAATACTATGTTGATAATAATACTGATAAAAGTATAGATTTCTCTATTTCTTTAGTTAGTAAAAATCAAGTAAAAGTAAATGGATTATATTTAAATGAATCCGTATACTCATCTTACCTTGATTTTGTGAAAAATTCAGATGGACACCATAATACTTCTAATTTTATGAATTTATTTTTGGACAATATAAGTTTCTGGAAATTGTTTGGGTTTGAAAATATAAATTTTGTAATCGATAAATACTTTACCCTTGTTGGTAAAACTAATCTTGGATATGTAGAATTTATTTGTGACAATAATAAAAATATAGATATATATTTTGGTGAATGGAAAACATCGTCATCTAAAAGCACTATATTTAGCGGAAATGGTAGAAATGTTGTAGTAGAGCCTATATATAATCCTGATACGGGTGAAGATATATCTACTTCACTAGATTTTTCCTATGAACCTCTCTATGGAATAGATAGATATATCAATAAAGTATTGATAGCACCTGATTTATATACAAGTTTAATAAATATTAATACCAATTATTATTCAAATGAGTACTACCCTGAGATTATAGTTCTTAACCCAAATACATTCCACAAAAAAGTAAATATAAATTTAGATAGTTCTTCTTTTGAGTATAAATGGTCTACAGAAGGAAGTGACTTTATTTTAGTTAGATACTTAGAAGAAAGTAATAAAAAAATATTACAAAAAATAAGAATCAAAGGTATCTTATCTAATACTCAATCATTTAATAAAATGAGTATAGATTTTAAAGATATTAAAAAACTATCATTAGGATATATAATGAGTAATTTTAAATCATTTAATTCTGAAAATGAATTAGATAGAGATCATTTAGGATTTAAAATAATAGATAATAAAACTTATTACTATGATGAAGATAGTAAATTAGTTAAAGGATTAATCAATATAAATAATTCATTATTCTATTTTGATCCTATAGAATTTAACTTAGTAACTGGATGGCAAACTATCAATGGTAAAAAATATTATTTTGATATAAATACTGGAGCAGCTTTAACTAGTTATAAAATTATTAATGGTAAACACTTTTATTTTAATAATGATGGTGTGATGCAGTTGGGAGTATTTAAAGGACCTGATGGATTTGAATATTTTGCACCTGCCAATACTCAAAATAATAACATAGAAGGTCAGGCTATAGTTTATCAAAGTAAATTCTTAACTTTGAATGGCAAAAAATATTATTTTGATAATGACTCAAAAGCAGTCACTGGATGGAGAATTATTAACAATGAGAAATATTACTTTAATCCTAATAATGCTATTGCTGCAGTCGGATTGCAAGTAATTGACAATAATAAGTATTATTTCAATCCTGACACTGCTATCATCTCAAAAGGTTGGCAGACTGTTAATGGTAGTAGATACTACTTTGATACTGATACCGCTATTGCCTTTAATGGTTATAAAACTATTGATGGTAAACACTTTTATTTTGATAGTGATTGTGTAGTGAAAATAGGTGTGTTTAGTACCTCTAATGGATTTGAATATTTTGCACCTGCTAATACTTATAATAATAACATAGAAGGTCAGGCTATAGTTTATCAAAGTAAATTCTTAACTTTGAATGGTAAAAAATATTACTTTGATAATAACTCAAAAGCAGTTACCGGATGGCAAACTATTGATAGTAAAAAATATTACTTTAATACTAACACTGCTGAAGCAGCTACTGGATGGCAAACTATTGATGGTAAAAAATATTACTTTAATACTAACACTGCTGAAGCAGCTACTGGATGGCAAACTATTGATGGTAAAAAATATTACTTTAATACTAACACTGCTATAGCTTCAACTGGTTATACAATTATTAATGGTAAACATTTTTATTTTAATACTGATGGTATTATGCAGATAGGAGTGTTTAAAGGACCTAATGGATTTGAATATTTTGCACCTGCTAATACGGATGCTAACAACATAGAAGGTCAAGCTATACTTTACCAAAATGAATTCTTAACTTTGAATGGTAAAAAATATTACTTTGGTAGTGACTCAAAAGCAGTTACTGGATGGAGAATTATTAACAATAAGAAATATTACTTTAATCCTAATAATGCTATTGCTGCAATTCATCTATGCACTATAAATAATGACAAGTATTACTTTAGTTATGATGGAATTCTTCAAAATGGATATATTACTATTGAAAGAAATAATTTCTATTTTGATGCTAATAATGAATCTAAAATGGTAACAGGAGTATTTAAAGGACCTAATGGATTTGAGTATTTTGCACCTGCTAATACTCACAATAATAACATAGAAGGTCAGGCTATAGTTTACCAGAACAAATTCTTAACTTTGAATGGCAAAAAATATTATTTTGATAATGACTCAAAAGCAGTTACTGGATGGCAAACCATTGATGGTAAAAAATATTACTTTAATCTTAACACTGCTGAAGCAGCTACTGGATGGCAAACTATTGATGGTAAAAAATATTACTTTAATCTTAACACTGCTGAAGCAGCTACTGGATGGCAAACTATTGATGGTAAAAAATATTACTTTAATACTAACACTTTCATAGCCTCAACTGGTTATACAAGTATTAATGGTAAACATTTTTATTTTAATACTGATGGTATTATGCAGATAGGAGTGTTTAAAGGACCTAATGGATTTGAATACTTTGCACCTGCTAATACTCATAATAATAACATAGAAGGTCAAGCTATACTTTACCAAAATAAATTCTTAACTTTGAATGGTAAAAAATATTACTTTGGTAGTGACTCAAAAGCAGTTACCGGATTGCGAACTATTGATGGTAAAAAATATTACTTTAATACTAACACTGCTGTTGCAGTTACTGGATGGCAAACTATTAATGGTAAAAAATACTACTTTAATACTAACACTTCTATAGCTTCAACTGGTTATACAATTATTAGTGGTAAACATTTTTATTTTAATACTGATGGTATTATGCAGATAGGAGTGTTTAAAGGACCTGATGGATTTGAATACTTTGCACCTGCTAATACAGATGCTAACAATATAGAAGGTCAAGCTATACGTTATCAAAATAGATTCCTATATTTACATGACAATATATATTATTTTGGTAATAATTCAAAAGCGGCTACTGGTTGGGTAACTATTGATGGTAATAGATATTACTTCGAGCCTAATACAGCTATGGGTGCGAATGGTTATAAAACTATTGATAATAAAAATTTTTACTTTAGAAATGGTTTACCTCAGATAGGAGTGTTTAAAGGGTCTAATGGATTTGAATACTTTGCACCTGCTAATACGGATGCTAACAATATAGAAGGTCAAGCTATACGTTATCAAAATAGATTCCTACATTTACTTGGAAAAATATATTACTTTGGTAATAATTCAAAAGCAGTTACTGGATGGCAAACTATTAATGGTAAAGTATATTACTTTATGCCTGATACTGCTATGGCTGCAGCTGGTGGACTTTTCGAGATTGATGGTGTTATATATTTCTTTGGTGTTGATGGAGTAAAAGCCCCTGGGATATATGGCTAA
- the tcdC gene encoding glycosylating toxin anti-sigma factor TcdC has translation MFSKKNEGNEFSNEGKGSSKKIIKFFKSTKGIALLAFILGVFFGNISSPSCSEDHEEVISNQTSVIDSQKTEIETLNSKLSDAEPWFKMKDDEKKAIEAENQRKAEEAKKAEEAKKAEEQRKKEEEEKKGYDTGITYDQLARTPDDYKYKKVKFEGKVIQVIEDGDEVQIRLAVSGNYDKVVLCSYKKSITPSRVLEDDYITIRGISAGTITYESTMGGNITIPGIAVEKIN, from the coding sequence ATGTTTTCTAAAAAAAATGAGGGTAACGAATTTAGTAATGAAGGAAAAGGAAGCTCTAAGAAAATAATTAAATTCTTTAAGAGCACAAAGGGTATTGCTCTACTGGCATTTATTTTAGGCGTGTTTTTTGGCAATATATCCTCACCATCTTGTTCTGAAGACCATGAGGAGGTCATTTCTAACCAAACATCAGTTATAGATTCTCAAAAAACAGAAATAGAAACTTTAAATAGCAAATTGTCTGATGCTGAACCATGGTTCAAAATGAAAGACGACGAAAAGAAAGCTATTGAAGCTGAAAATCAACGTAAAGCTGAAGAAGCTAAAAAAGCTGAAGAAGCTAAAAAGGCTGAAGAACAACGCAAAAAAGAAGAAGAGGAGAAGAAAGGATATGATACTGGTATTACTTATGACCAATTAGCTAGAACACCTGATGATTATAAGTACAAAAAGGTAAAATTTGAAGGTAAGGTTATTCAAGTTATTGAAGATGGTGATGAGGTGCAAATAAGATTAGCTGTGTCTGGAAATTATGATAAGGTTGTACTATGTAGTTATAAAAAATCAATAACTCCTTCAAGAGTATTAGAGGATGATTACATAACTATAAGAGGTATAAGTGCTGGAACTATAACTTATGAATCAACTATGGGTGGAAATATAACTATACCAGGGATAGCTGTAGAGAAAATTAATTAA
- the cdd1 gene encoding protein Cdd1, with protein sequence MGELQKIPGVGKATEKSLIMLGYTTIKSLKDANPAQMYEKECLMRGQHIDRCQLYVYRCAVYFASTENPEPEKLKWWYWKD encoded by the coding sequence ATGGGAGAACTACAAAAAATTCCAGGGGTAGGGAAAGCAACAGAAAAATCTTTAATCATGTTAGGATATACAACTATTAAATCACTTAAAGATGCAAACCCAGCACAAATGTATGAAAAGGAATGTTTAATGCGTGGACAGCACATAGACAGATGTCAGTTATATGTATACAGATGTGCAGTATATTTTGCATCAACTGAAAATCCAGAACCAGAAAAATTAAAGTGGTGGTATTGGAAAGATTAA
- a CDS encoding DUF3795 domain-containing protein, with amino-acid sequence MFESRCGVCCDSCTKKEQVNCTGCPTMEKPFWGGECKVKTCCESKELNHCGECDTFPCDMLLNKGKDQGFDPMVNIEQCRKWLEETVSN; translated from the coding sequence ATGTTTGAATCAAGATGTGGTGTCTGTTGTGACAGTTGTACAAAAAAAGAACAAGTAAATTGCACTGGTTGCCCAACTATGGAAAAACCATTTTGGGGTGGAGAATGTAAGGTTAAAACTTGCTGTGAAAGTAAGGAACTTAATCATTGTGGTGAATGTGATACTTTCCCTTGTGATATGCTTTTAAATAAGGGAAAAGACCAAGGTTTTGACCCTATGGTAAATATTGAGCAATGTAGAAAATGGCTTGAAGAAACAGTTTCTAATTAA
- a CDS encoding ABC transporter permease has translation MLRKSVLGEILKLKNSFIWYVLLALPLISVLIGSGNFYLNQGILKKEWYSLWTQVSLFYGEFFFPILIAIFCAYICRLEHMNHNWNNVMTLPVNLKNIFLSKLTVVSILTAITQVFFVIFYIVAGNMFGFSGSVPKELTGWIAKGWIISISIASIQLYMSIKIRSFATPIGISLCLSLFGMGLIVAKPAVGIFFPYSMLGSAMGVIKQSALNVNDTIVTICVAFITTIVFSEIANRNFRKNDVIS, from the coding sequence ATGTTAAGGAAGTCAGTCTTGGGAGAAATTCTAAAGTTAAAAAATTCTTTTATATGGTATGTATTATTAGCTTTGCCACTTATAAGTGTGTTGATTGGTTCTGGTAATTTTTATCTAAATCAAGGCATACTCAAAAAAGAATGGTACAGCTTATGGACTCAAGTTAGTCTTTTTTATGGGGAATTTTTCTTTCCTATCTTAATTGCAATCTTTTGTGCATATATTTGTAGGCTTGAACATATGAATCATAATTGGAATAATGTAATGACACTGCCAGTTAATTTAAAAAATATCTTTTTATCTAAACTTACAGTAGTTTCAATACTTACAGCTATTACACAAGTTTTCTTTGTTATCTTTTATATAGTTGCAGGAAATATGTTTGGTTTTTCTGGTAGTGTACCTAAAGAATTGACTGGTTGGATTGCTAAAGGTTGGATTATTTCTATTTCAATAGCTTCTATACAATTATACATGTCTATAAAGATTAGAAGTTTTGCAACTCCTATTGGTATTAGTCTTTGCCTTTCTCTATTTGGTATGGGATTAATAGTAGCAAAACCTGCTGTTGGTATATTTTTCCCTTATTCTATGTTAGGTAGTGCTATGGGGGTTATAAAGCAATCTGCTTTAAATGTTAATGACACTATAGTTACAATATGTGTTGCATTTATTACTACTATAGTATTTTCTGAAATTGCCAATAGAAATTTTAGAAAGAATGATGTTATTTCTTAA
- a CDS encoding ABC transporter permease, giving the protein MKYLGLEFYKLKRKKIILMTFLFAAVEIMWCIVNSNRAITRNPDMLGGFEYSYMLMSFASLNGLFFPILISIITSRISDIEHKGDTWKLLKSSVTSLNSIYLSKFLCSAILVSIPVLMQVLSIVLFGHFRGVIESISVSLLLKYTLGTILVSIAIIALHLWIATVIPNQMIAITFGMIGSFIGLTSGLFYQGIRRLFIWSYYLELSPLSYAYDNVLGSSVYRIDMNFSITILVFLIGMLIYYIGRNHLLKKEV; this is encoded by the coding sequence ATGAAATACCTTGGTCTAGAATTTTATAAACTTAAAAGAAAGAAGATTATTCTGATGACCTTTTTATTTGCAGCTGTTGAAATAATGTGGTGTATCGTAAATTCAAATAGAGCTATTACACGTAATCCAGATATGTTAGGTGGATTTGAATATTCCTATATGCTTATGAGTTTTGCAAGTTTAAATGGTCTATTCTTTCCTATCTTAATATCAATAATCACATCACGTATAAGCGATATAGAACATAAAGGAGATACATGGAAGCTTTTAAAATCTTCTGTGACATCTTTAAATAGTATTTATTTATCTAAATTTTTATGTTCTGCTATTTTGGTATCTATACCTGTATTGATGCAAGTGTTATCTATTGTGTTGTTTGGACATTTTAGAGGGGTTATTGAGTCAATTTCTGTATCTTTACTTTTAAAATACACATTAGGAACAATTCTTGTAAGTATTGCTATCATTGCACTACACCTATGGATTGCAACTGTAATTCCAAATCAAATGATTGCAATTACATTTGGCATGATTGGTAGTTTTATAGGTTTGACATCAGGTTTGTTTTATCAAGGTATTCGTAGATTGTTTATATGGTCTTATTACCTAGAGTTATCACCTTTAAGTTATGCTTATGATAATGTTTTAGGTTCATCTGTCTATAGAATTGATATGAATTTTTCTATCACGATTTTAGTTTTCTTAATTGGAATGCTAATTTATTATATTGGAAGAAATCATTTATTAAAAAAAGAAGTATAG